Genomic DNA from Pirellulales bacterium:
TTCGGGCGCGAAGCCAGGCCAGACTTGCGGATTGAGCGTTACATCTTTGATGTAATTCTTCGGCCGCGATGCGGAGACGACCGTCGCTTGGCCGTTTTGCACCAGCAAATGGGGCGAACTGTGTTCACGGAAATCGGAGCGCTTTTGCAATTCCGCGATCACCAGCGCTGCATCTTCCTTGGAGACAATCCATGCCTGCACGCCTGGCGACTGCACGGGAATGGGGCGCAGCGCGCGATGCAGCTTCGACCGCCAATTGGGGCTTGAAAGCGTGATCAGTCTCATGCCGAAGGCCTGAGTCTCGGCTTGCGTGTTGATGAACCGGTCGACGATTTCCGCAACGGTGTCTTGCATTTGCGGCGTGTGATACACGCGCAGCACGCGGCCATTGGCGCTGAGCAAGCCAACTGGGTCACTATGCCAAGCCTCGTAGCCGGTTTCGCGGAGTATCCAATCGACAATCGCTTGCTCGGGGCGAGTCGTGGTAGTCACTCGCAACGTGTAGGGTGTGATGTCGTATTCTCGCCACACCTGTCCGGAGTCGTTCGGCAGCGTTCCATTGCCCGTAGTGACTTTGGCGATCGGCGTGCGCGGACCCGAAGGATCCGATTGCACAGGGCCGCCGGCAGCTGAGCCGGCCACAGGCGGCCGCCAATTGACGCCATTCTCCGGAGGTATTGCGGCCGGAGGCGCTTGGGCCAGAACCGCTCTGCTTACGATGCCGGCAAGCACTAGACTGCCAGCGGCGATGATCGATCGAAAAGCCATTCCCTAGCCTCCTTGCCAAGGAGAAAATCCAAGAATTCTAACGTCACCCGTGCGCGCAGCGCGCCCCGACACCAATTCCAGCGGCTGAAGAGAATAGCGAGAGCGCGGAAACCGAACAAGGGCAAACTGCACACCCTGAACGGCGGGCTAGCGCGTTCAATTCACCCGTTGGCTCATTGTTGGCCAGAGGGGTTTGCGGTTGAAACACGGCTCACTTGCCTGCGAATGAAATGCAAAACCCCGCCAAGCCCGCGGGTTCGAACCATGCCGAGAGACTCGCTCAGTTGTAGTCGATGGAGCAGATCAGATGGAGATTGCAAAATCGCTTCTGGCGTCGCGCCGCTGAACACATCAACCAATATCCCGACAAAGCCCTTGACCGTCGGCGCTTCGGGGGCGACGTCGGCGTGAATTTGCACCAGCCCGCCAACAAGTTCCACCCAGATAAACACCGGCGTTTGGCATTCGTGAACTCGATGCAATCCCGCGTCGCGCTCCGCTTGCAGCCGCGCAGGCAATGGCGGCAAGTTGTTCGCGAAGTCGAGCAGCAATTCCAATCGCTCGCGCGGCTCAAGTTCAGCGAATTCGGCGACGATCTGATCGAGCTTTGCAGCAACCTCTGGCATTCACCGCTCTCAGTAGGGGGCCGGCTTGATTTCCCGGCATAGATGTCATTTTGACCGACTTCGTAGCTCTCCGCTCCGCAAATGGTCTACTTGGCTCCTGGCGCGGGAGAATACGGCGTATATGGGTCGGCAGATCCTTCGTGCGTGCTCAAGTGCAAATGATGTGGGCCATCGCCCTCTGATCCAACGCTCCCAGTCACCACTGGTTCGCCTCGGCCTGCCGCACGCGCTTCCGC
This window encodes:
- a CDS encoding SufE family protein, which codes for MPEVAAKLDQIVAEFAELEPRERLELLLDFANNLPPLPARLQAERDAGLHRVHECQTPVFIWVELVGGLVQIHADVAPEAPTVKGFVGILVDVFSGATPEAILQSPSDLLHRLQLSESLGMVRTRGLGGVLHFIRRQVSRVSTANPSGQQ